The following proteins are co-located in the Streptosporangium brasiliense genome:
- a CDS encoding ABC transporter ATP-binding protein, whose translation MSLLEARDLHVEFSSRGRRARAVDGVNLQVGEGEIVALVGESGCGKTTLARTLLGLERPTSGSVLYGGAPLSYGSRALKAYRREAQLVLQDPTGSLNPRHTVYEAVAEGPRIHRLAGEEERVASALSRAGLRPPERFFHSYPHELSGGQRQRVVIAGALALEPRLLVADEPVASLDASVRGEILALLLRLRAELGLSALVVTHDLGLAWNIADRVAVMYLGRIVESGPVEQILKSPSHPYTQALLSVLPESPSPVVLGGEPPDPTRIPQGCRFHPRCQVLAAGAAAEAGVEGRCRSQPLPVLPSVPGSQAACHYAGARRGQPRP comes from the coding sequence ATGAGCCTGCTGGAAGCCCGCGACCTGCACGTGGAGTTCTCCTCACGCGGGCGGCGCGCCCGCGCGGTGGACGGGGTGAACCTCCAGGTGGGCGAGGGGGAGATCGTCGCGCTGGTGGGTGAGTCCGGCTGCGGCAAGACGACGCTGGCGCGCACCCTGCTCGGCCTGGAGCGGCCCACCTCGGGATCGGTCCTGTACGGCGGGGCGCCCCTGTCCTACGGCTCGCGCGCCCTGAAGGCGTACCGCCGCGAGGCGCAGCTCGTGCTGCAGGACCCGACCGGGTCGCTCAACCCCCGGCACACCGTCTACGAGGCGGTGGCCGAGGGGCCGCGGATCCACCGCCTGGCCGGGGAGGAGGAGCGGGTCGCCTCGGCGCTGTCGCGCGCCGGGCTGCGCCCGCCGGAGCGCTTCTTCCACTCCTACCCCCACGAGCTGTCCGGCGGCCAGCGCCAGCGCGTCGTCATCGCCGGAGCCCTCGCGCTGGAGCCCCGGCTCCTGGTGGCCGACGAGCCGGTGGCCTCGCTGGACGCCTCGGTCCGCGGCGAGATCCTCGCCCTGCTGCTGCGGCTCCGCGCCGAGCTGGGCCTGTCGGCCCTGGTGGTCACCCACGACCTCGGGCTGGCCTGGAACATCGCCGACCGCGTCGCGGTGATGTATCTCGGCAGGATCGTCGAGTCAGGACCCGTCGAGCAGATCCTGAAGTCGCCGTCCCACCCCTACACGCAGGCGCTGCTGTCGGTGCTCCCCGAGTCGCCGTCGCCGGTCGTGCTGGGCGGCGAGCCGCCGGACCCGACCCGGATCCCGCAGGGCTGCCGCTTCCACCCGCGCTGCCAGGTCCTGGCCGCGGGCGCGGCCGCCGAGGCCGGGGTCGAGGGGCGGTGCAGATCACAGCCGCTGCCCGTGCTCCCCTCCGTGCCCGGGTCGCAGGCCGCCTGCCACTACGCCGGGGCGCGCCGGGGACAGCCGCGGCCGTGA
- a CDS encoding ABC transporter ATP-binding protein, which yields MTLLELRDVTVTYRGTAGEVPAVRGVSLDLAAGQALGVAGESGSGKSTLAMALLRLLPRDARVSGEILLDGEDVLTMKWGRLRAVRWASASVVFQGAQHALNPVRRIEDQLAEPLLVHGLATPAAARRKVAELLEQVGMPAWRARGYPHELSGGQRQRVMIAMALACSPRLIIADEPTTALDVMIQAQVLALIRSLIAEHGIGMIMISHDLSVLASMCDRLAVMYAGRVVESGPSHEVFQDARHPYSRALAAAFPTVGDPASRMAPKGLGGDPPDPRHLPTGCSFHPRCQVSLPSCASREVELWPAGGGPAPHTAACVRVLPETAGAQGEHGEEPGAHGEEPGARGAVSGRPVEEVQ from the coding sequence GTGACTCTGCTCGAACTGCGCGATGTGACGGTGACCTACCGGGGCACCGCCGGAGAGGTGCCCGCCGTACGGGGGGTGTCCCTGGACCTGGCCGCCGGTCAGGCCCTCGGCGTGGCGGGGGAGTCCGGGTCGGGCAAGTCGACGCTGGCCATGGCCCTGCTGCGGCTGCTGCCCCGGGACGCGCGCGTGTCCGGCGAGATCCTGCTGGACGGGGAGGACGTGCTCACGATGAAGTGGGGACGGCTGCGCGCGGTGCGGTGGGCGTCGGCCTCGGTGGTCTTCCAGGGGGCCCAGCACGCCCTGAACCCGGTGCGGCGGATCGAGGACCAGCTCGCCGAGCCCCTGCTGGTCCACGGGCTGGCGACCCCGGCCGCGGCCCGCCGGAAGGTGGCGGAGCTGCTGGAACAGGTCGGCATGCCCGCCTGGCGCGCCCGCGGCTACCCGCACGAGCTGTCCGGCGGGCAGCGCCAGCGGGTGATGATCGCCATGGCGCTGGCCTGCTCGCCACGCCTGATCATCGCCGACGAGCCGACGACGGCCCTGGACGTCATGATCCAGGCCCAGGTGCTCGCGCTGATCCGCTCGCTCATCGCCGAGCACGGCATCGGCATGATCATGATCTCCCACGACCTGTCGGTCCTGGCCTCGATGTGCGACCGGCTGGCGGTCATGTACGCCGGGCGCGTGGTCGAGTCGGGCCCCTCGCACGAGGTCTTCCAGGACGCCCGCCATCCCTACAGCCGGGCGCTGGCCGCCGCCTTCCCCACGGTCGGCGACCCCGCCTCCCGGATGGCGCCCAAGGGCCTGGGCGGGGACCCGCCCGACCCCCGGCACCTGCCCACCGGCTGCTCCTTCCACCCGAGGTGCCAGGTCTCCCTGCCCTCGTGCGCGTCGCGGGAGGTCGAGCTGTGGCCCGCGGGCGGCGGCCCGGCCCCGCACACCGCCGCGTGCGTGCGCGTCCTGCCGGAGACGGCCGGGGCACAGGGTGAGCACGGTGAGGAGCCAGGGGCGCACGGTGAGGAGCCCGGGGCGCGGGGCGCCGTGTCCGGCCGGCCGGTGGAGGAGGTCCAGTGA
- a CDS encoding SDR family oxidoreductase, which yields MPPPPPYPRPHGLLDGKVTLVTAAAGAGIGYATARRCAEEGASVVISDRHERRLGEAADALAELTGVRPLAVPCDVTSEAQVQELFEAVEQAHGRLDVVVNNAGLGGTARLVDMTDGQWDAVLGVTLTGTMRCTRAALRLMVPRGSGVIVNNSSVIGWRAQEGQSHYAAAKAGVMALTRCAAVEAAPHGVRVNAVAPSLAMHPFLAKVTSDELLAELTAREAFGRPAEPWEVANVIVFLASDYSTYMTGEVVSVSSRHP from the coding sequence ATCCCTCCGCCTCCCCCCTACCCCCGCCCCCACGGCCTGCTCGACGGGAAGGTCACGCTGGTCACGGCCGCGGCCGGCGCGGGCATCGGATACGCCACGGCCCGGCGCTGCGCCGAGGAGGGCGCCAGCGTGGTCATCTCCGACCGCCACGAGCGGCGGCTGGGCGAGGCCGCCGACGCGCTGGCCGAGCTGACCGGGGTCCGGCCGCTCGCGGTGCCGTGCGACGTCACCTCCGAGGCCCAGGTCCAGGAGCTGTTCGAAGCGGTGGAGCAGGCGCACGGGCGGCTGGACGTGGTGGTCAACAACGCCGGCCTGGGCGGTACGGCCAGGCTCGTCGACATGACCGACGGGCAGTGGGACGCGGTGCTGGGGGTGACCCTCACCGGCACGATGCGCTGCACCCGGGCCGCCCTGCGGCTGATGGTCCCGCGGGGCTCGGGGGTGATCGTCAACAACTCCTCGGTGATCGGCTGGCGGGCCCAGGAGGGCCAGTCCCACTACGCCGCCGCCAAGGCCGGGGTGATGGCGCTGACCAGATGCGCCGCCGTGGAGGCCGCCCCGCACGGCGTCCGGGTCAACGCGGTCGCCCCGTCCCTGGCCATGCACCCCTTCCTGGCCAAGGTCACCAGCGACGAGCTGCTCGCCGAGCTCACCGCCCGCGAGGCGTTCGGCCGCCCGGCCGAGCCGTGGGAGGTGGCCAACGTGATCGTCTTCCTGGCGAGCGACTACTCCACGTACATGACCGGCGAGGTGGTCTCGGTCTCCAGCCGCCACCCGTAG
- a CDS encoding SDR family oxidoreductase encodes MDLFSVEGKTVVVTGGSRGIGRMIAAGFVAAGATVYISSRKAAEVEKTAAELGCVAVPADLSTEDGARTLVAAVTARESRLDVLVNNAGATWGAPLEEYPEHAFDKLWGINVKGVFHLTQRFLPLLRAAATPEEPARVINIGSIDGMRVPAMENYAYSAAKAAVHMLTRHLSQRLAGESITVNAIAPGPFESKMMAFALDDPATRSAIESHVPLGRIGSPEDMAGTAIFLSSRAGAYLTGAVIPVDGGISARG; translated from the coding sequence ATGGATCTGTTCTCGGTGGAAGGCAAGACCGTCGTCGTCACCGGCGGCTCGCGCGGGATCGGCAGGATGATCGCGGCCGGTTTCGTGGCGGCCGGGGCGACCGTCTACATCTCCTCGCGCAAGGCCGCCGAGGTCGAGAAGACGGCCGCCGAGCTGGGATGCGTCGCCGTGCCGGCCGACCTGTCCACCGAGGACGGCGCCCGCACGCTCGTCGCGGCGGTCACCGCACGGGAGTCACGGCTGGACGTGCTGGTCAACAACGCCGGAGCGACCTGGGGCGCACCCCTTGAGGAGTATCCGGAGCACGCCTTCGACAAGCTCTGGGGGATCAACGTCAAGGGCGTCTTCCACCTGACCCAGCGCTTCCTGCCGCTGCTGCGCGCCGCCGCGACCCCGGAGGAGCCGGCCAGGGTGATCAACATCGGGTCGATCGACGGGATGCGGGTGCCCGCGATGGAGAACTACGCCTACTCGGCGGCCAAGGCGGCCGTGCACATGCTCACCCGGCACCTGTCCCAGCGGCTGGCCGGCGAGTCGATCACGGTCAACGCCATCGCGCCGGGCCCGTTCGAGTCGAAGATGATGGCCTTCGCGCTCGACGACCCGGCGACCCGCTCGGCGATCGAGTCCCACGTGCCGCTGGGCCGCATCGGCAGCCCGGAGGACATGGCCGGCACCGCGATCTTCCTGTCGTCGCGGGCGGGCGCCTATCTCACCGGGGCGGTCATCCCCGTGGACGGCGGCATCTCCGCCCGCGGCTAG
- a CDS encoding DUF2252 domain-containing protein, with translation MTTDGRSAHILDVLITEFGDSIKRDPAAFRRKFRKMAASPFAFYRGSASLFYADMTGAFADGSFLDGQTRRVWIHGDLHAENFGTYMNASGVLVFNVNDFDEAYVGPYVWDLKRFVASVALIGYAKALSDEVITDLVAGFAHAYLAELTGISEGGDDAIGSLTLETTTGVLHRVLQVARLNTRVALLDAETTIDNFDRRFAAMEGRFPIDEETRHAVEAAFQDYLTTLPAVSGVEHRIKDFALRTGVGIGSAGLPSYNMLLEGHTQALENDVILYMKQAQVPAVARHISDEKVHGYFRHQGHRTAESQRALQAYADPWLGYTTLNGVGQLVAEVSPYSADLDWGDVNEPDELASVIGDLGRAVARMHSVADDESSHDLVDFSTEDAIVAVIGGDADGFTAMLVEFAHSYGAQARTDHQRFVDLFRNGRLPGL, from the coding sequence ATGACCACCGATGGGCGCTCGGCGCACATTCTCGACGTCCTGATCACCGAGTTCGGTGACTCCATCAAGCGCGACCCCGCGGCCTTCCGGCGCAAGTTCCGGAAGATGGCCGCCTCGCCCTTCGCCTTCTACCGGGGCAGCGCCAGCCTGTTCTACGCGGACATGACCGGGGCGTTCGCCGACGGGTCCTTCCTCGACGGCCAGACGCGCCGGGTGTGGATCCACGGTGACCTGCACGCCGAGAACTTCGGCACCTACATGAACGCCTCGGGCGTCCTGGTCTTCAACGTCAACGACTTCGACGAGGCCTACGTCGGGCCCTATGTCTGGGACCTCAAGCGGTTCGTGGCCAGCGTCGCGCTCATCGGGTACGCCAAGGCGCTGTCGGACGAGGTGATCACCGATCTGGTGGCCGGGTTCGCCCACGCCTACCTCGCCGAGCTGACCGGCATCTCCGAGGGCGGGGACGACGCGATCGGCTCGCTGACCCTGGAGACCACCACCGGCGTGCTCCACCGGGTGCTGCAGGTGGCCCGGCTCAACACCCGGGTGGCGCTGCTGGACGCCGAGACCACGATCGACAACTTCGACCGCAGGTTCGCCGCCATGGAGGGCCGTTTCCCGATCGACGAGGAGACCCGGCACGCGGTGGAGGCGGCCTTCCAGGACTACCTGACCACGCTCCCCGCCGTCTCCGGGGTCGAGCACCGGATCAAGGACTTCGCGCTCCGCACGGGCGTCGGCATCGGCTCGGCCGGGCTGCCCTCCTACAACATGTTGCTGGAGGGCCACACCCAGGCCCTGGAGAACGACGTCATCCTCTACATGAAGCAGGCCCAGGTCCCCGCCGTGGCCCGGCACATCTCCGACGAGAAGGTGCACGGCTACTTCAGGCACCAGGGCCACCGCACCGCCGAGTCGCAGCGGGCCCTGCAGGCCTACGCCGACCCGTGGCTCGGCTACACCACCCTGAACGGCGTCGGCCAGCTCGTCGCCGAGGTCTCCCCCTACTCCGCCGACCTCGACTGGGGCGACGTCAACGAGCCGGACGAGCTGGCCTCGGTGATCGGCGACCTCGGCCGGGCCGTGGCCCGGATGCACTCGGTGGCCGACGACGAGTCCAGCCACGACCTGGTCGACTTCTCCACCGAGGACGCGATCGTGGCGGTGATCGGCGGCGACGCCGACGGCTTCACCGCCATGCTCGTCGAGTTCGCCCACTCCTACGGCGCGCAGGCCAGGACCGACCACCAGCGCTTCGTCGACCTGTTCCGCAACGGCCGCCTCCCCGGCCTCTGA
- a CDS encoding ABC transporter permease, with protein MSVTWTRRRAALSRFWRDYRRQRAGLYGAAILITAVVLALLTPLVTDPAGMDVTKATGAKMAAPSLDFPLGTDESGRSVLLMILWGSRVSLLIGFMSALLSMTIGTVMGIAAGHFRGWTSAVLMRITDWFLVLPSLVLALVLAAILGGGTSTIILAIGVTSWASTARLIRAQTLSVEARPYIERSRALGAGHWHIMTRHVLPNVAPLVLANTTLQVASAIVAESTLAFLGADSGSVSWGGMLRGSYDWGAATSGAWWYILAPGLCIVAVVMAFTLCGRALEAVLNPRLRGAS; from the coding sequence GTGAGCGTCACCTGGACCCGCCGCAGGGCGGCGCTGTCGCGCTTCTGGCGAGACTACCGCCGGCAGCGGGCCGGACTGTACGGCGCCGCGATCCTGATCACGGCCGTCGTCCTGGCCCTCCTCACCCCGCTGGTCACCGACCCGGCCGGGATGGACGTCACCAAGGCGACGGGCGCCAAGATGGCCGCCCCGAGCCTGGACTTCCCGCTGGGCACCGACGAGTCGGGCCGGTCCGTCCTGCTGATGATCCTGTGGGGCTCGCGTGTCTCGCTGCTCATCGGCTTCATGTCGGCCCTGCTCAGCATGACCATCGGCACGGTGATGGGCATCGCGGCGGGCCACTTCCGCGGCTGGACCTCGGCCGTGCTGATGCGGATCACCGACTGGTTCCTGGTCCTGCCCTCGCTCGTGCTGGCCCTGGTGCTCGCGGCCATCCTCGGTGGCGGCACCTCCACCATCATCCTGGCGATCGGCGTGACCTCCTGGGCGTCCACCGCGCGGCTGATCCGGGCGCAGACCCTGTCGGTCGAGGCCAGGCCCTACATCGAACGCTCCAGAGCCCTCGGCGCGGGACACTGGCACATCATGACCAGGCACGTGCTGCCGAACGTCGCCCCGCTGGTGCTGGCCAACACCACCCTGCAGGTGGCCAGCGCCATCGTCGCCGAGTCGACGCTGGCCTTCCTCGGCGCCGACTCGGGCAGCGTGTCGTGGGGCGGCATGCTGCGCGGCTCCTACGACTGGGGCGCCGCCACCTCCGGCGCGTGGTGGTACATCCTCGCGCCCGGCCTGTGCATCGTCGCGGTCGTCATGGCGTTCACGCTCTGCGGCCGGGCGCTGGAGGCCGTACTCAACCCACGCCTGCGGGGGGCCTCGTGA
- a CDS encoding AfsR/SARP family transcriptional regulator encodes MESSDQSPPRVALLGGFRLLAAGGQVTVSGGSERLLAFVALCGHPVPRNLLAGTLWPDAPERRAGASLRSALVRLNGAGRQVLSVGSTEICLRPGAHVDFHEARSLAQRVLDPTTPTHERDLSAEAVALLSDSLLPGWYDDWAVVEAEEWHQRRLHALEALTADFITAGRYADAVAAASVAVRAEPLRESARAALIRAYLAEGNQAEALRCFEHYSHHLQAELGLQPTPRLCGLVAGLRPGTGR; translated from the coding sequence ATGGAGAGCAGCGACCAGTCCCCTCCGCGTGTCGCCCTTCTGGGCGGCTTCCGGCTGCTGGCCGCGGGCGGCCAGGTGACGGTCTCCGGCGGGTCCGAGCGCCTCCTGGCGTTCGTCGCCCTGTGCGGCCATCCCGTGCCCCGCAACCTGCTGGCGGGGACCCTCTGGCCCGACGCGCCGGAGCGGCGCGCGGGTGCGAGCCTGCGCTCGGCGCTGGTCCGCCTGAACGGCGCCGGACGGCAGGTGCTCAGCGTCGGCTCGACCGAGATATGCCTGCGCCCCGGGGCCCACGTCGACTTCCACGAGGCCCGGTCACTGGCCCAGCGCGTCCTCGACCCCACCACGCCGACCCACGAGCGGGACCTCAGCGCGGAGGCCGTCGCCCTGCTGTCGGACAGCCTGTTGCCCGGCTGGTACGACGACTGGGCCGTCGTCGAGGCGGAGGAGTGGCACCAGCGGCGCCTGCACGCGCTGGAGGCGCTGACCGCCGACTTCATCACGGCCGGCCGGTACGCCGACGCGGTCGCCGCCGCCAGCGTGGCCGTGCGCGCCGAACCACTGCGCGAAAGCGCCCGCGCCGCGCTCATCCGGGCCTACCTGGCCGAGGGCAACCAGGCCGAGGCGCTGCGGTGCTTCGAGCACTACAGCCACCATCTCCAGGCCGAGCTGGGCCTTCAGCCGACGCCACGCCTGTGCGGACTCGTCGCCGGGCTGCGCCCGGGCACCGGCCGCTGA
- a CDS encoding ABC transporter permease, with protein MTAPLDTEPAAGPAAGSGQERGARRTVLRYALAKAGGAVLSVAMVIVATFFVFRLIPGDPAIAYTRDVPLSPEQLDLLRHQMGLDRPLAQQFLDFVLRTLRLDLGTSYEYKRPVVDLIGERVGPTLVLVGTGLVIAVSLGLWQGTRAAWKHGSRFDRLSTGLSLVLWSVPTFWLGLLLLMVLAAGVGPIPGMFPTRGMEGIDAPDGPAYLLHVAHHLVLPCLTLVAVVYAQYLLVMRSSLLDEIGQDYVTTARAKGLRDDEVRRRHAVPNALLPTVTLVFIHIGFVVGGAVSVETVYSWPGLGLLFYEAIKGPDFAVMQGTFMVVCTAVIVMNTLADVAYHVLDPRVRSA; from the coding sequence ATGACAGCGCCTCTCGACACCGAGCCCGCCGCCGGCCCGGCGGCGGGCTCCGGCCAGGAGCGCGGCGCCCGCCGGACGGTGCTGCGCTACGCGCTGGCGAAGGCCGGCGGGGCCGTGCTCAGCGTCGCCATGGTCATCGTCGCGACGTTCTTCGTCTTCCGGCTGATCCCCGGCGACCCCGCGATCGCCTACACGCGCGACGTACCGCTCAGCCCCGAACAGCTCGACCTGCTCCGCCACCAGATGGGGCTCGACAGGCCCCTGGCGCAGCAGTTCCTCGACTTCGTGCTGCGGACCCTCAGGCTGGACCTCGGCACCTCCTACGAGTACAAGCGCCCGGTCGTCGACCTCATCGGCGAGCGGGTCGGCCCGACGCTGGTGCTGGTGGGCACCGGACTGGTCATCGCGGTCAGCCTGGGTCTGTGGCAGGGCACCCGGGCGGCGTGGAAGCACGGCAGCCGGTTCGACCGCCTGTCCACCGGCCTGTCGCTCGTCCTGTGGTCGGTGCCGACGTTCTGGCTGGGACTGCTGCTGCTGATGGTCCTGGCCGCCGGGGTGGGGCCGATCCCGGGGATGTTCCCCACCCGGGGCATGGAGGGGATCGACGCGCCCGACGGGCCCGCCTACCTCCTGCACGTCGCCCACCACCTCGTGCTGCCGTGCCTCACCCTGGTCGCCGTGGTCTACGCGCAGTACCTGCTGGTCATGCGCTCCTCGCTGCTCGACGAGATCGGCCAGGACTACGTGACCACCGCGCGCGCCAAGGGGCTGCGCGACGACGAGGTACGGCGGCGCCACGCCGTGCCCAACGCGCTCCTGCCGACCGTGACGCTGGTGTTCATCCACATCGGGTTCGTGGTCGGGGGAGCGGTCTCGGTGGAGACCGTCTACTCCTGGCCGGGTCTCGGTCTGCTGTTCTACGAGGCGATCAAGGGACCGGACTTCGCGGTCATGCAGGGGACGTTCATGGTGGTGTGCACCGCGGTGATCGTCATGAACACGCTGGCCGACGTGGCCTACCACGTCCTGGACCCGAGGGTGAGGTCGGCGTGA
- a CDS encoding acyl-CoA dehydrogenase family protein codes for MTLREEIRAWLAEHLDGEFAHARGLGGPGREHESHDVRLAWERLLGEAGWTCLGWPRQYGGRDATLEEQVAFHEEYARAAAPARVGHIGEGLIGPTIIDHGTEEQRRRFLPPIRRGEELWCQGYSEPDAGSDLAGVRTRAHLEDGHWVITGQKVWTSLAHVADWCFVIARTEPGSQRHRGLSYLLVPMDQPGVEVRPIVQMTGTSEFNEVFFDGARTPAANVLGAPGEGWRVAMATLGYERGASTLGQQIGFQREFAGVVETARRTGAAADPVLRDRLVQSWLELQIMRLNALRTMTSLSAGEPGPEVSIGKLYWSEWHRRLGELAQAVQGREGLVADGPPYELNDLQRLYLFSRADTIYAGSSEIQRNIIAERTLGLPKG; via the coding sequence ATGACCCTGCGCGAGGAGATCCGCGCCTGGCTGGCCGAGCATCTCGACGGCGAGTTCGCGCACGCCCGCGGTCTGGGCGGGCCGGGCCGCGAGCACGAGAGCCACGACGTCCGCCTGGCCTGGGAGCGGCTGCTCGGCGAGGCCGGCTGGACGTGCCTGGGCTGGCCCAGGCAGTACGGCGGGCGGGACGCGACGCTGGAGGAGCAGGTCGCCTTCCACGAGGAGTACGCCCGCGCGGCGGCCCCGGCCAGGGTCGGGCACATCGGCGAGGGGTTGATCGGGCCGACCATCATCGACCACGGCACCGAGGAGCAGCGACGGCGCTTCCTGCCCCCCATCCGGCGGGGCGAGGAGCTGTGGTGCCAGGGCTACTCCGAACCCGACGCGGGCTCCGACCTGGCCGGCGTGCGGACCCGCGCCCACCTCGAAGACGGCCACTGGGTGATCACCGGCCAGAAGGTGTGGACCTCACTGGCCCACGTGGCCGACTGGTGTTTCGTGATCGCCCGGACCGAGCCCGGCTCGCAGCGGCACCGGGGCCTGTCCTACCTGCTGGTCCCGATGGACCAGCCGGGGGTCGAGGTCCGACCCATCGTCCAGATGACCGGCACCAGCGAGTTCAACGAGGTCTTCTTCGACGGTGCCCGCACCCCCGCCGCCAACGTCCTGGGCGCCCCCGGCGAGGGCTGGCGGGTGGCCATGGCCACGCTCGGCTACGAGCGCGGCGCCTCCACCCTCGGCCAGCAGATCGGCTTCCAGCGGGAGTTCGCCGGGGTCGTGGAGACCGCGAGGCGGACCGGGGCCGCCGCCGACCCGGTGCTGCGCGACCGGCTGGTCCAGTCGTGGCTGGAGCTGCAGATCATGCGCCTGAACGCGCTGCGCACGATGACCTCGCTGTCGGCCGGGGAACCGGGCCCCGAGGTGTCGATCGGCAAGCTCTACTGGTCGGAGTGGCACCGGCGGCTGGGCGAGCTGGCCCAGGCCGTCCAGGGCCGGGAGGGCCTGGTCGCCGACGGCCCGCCGTACGAGCTGAACGACCTGCAGCGGCTCTACCTGTTCAGCCGCGCCGACACCATCTACGCCGGGTCCAGCGAGATCCAGCGCAACATCATCGCCGAGCGCACCCTGGGCCTGCCCAAGGGCTGA
- a CDS encoding ABC transporter substrate-binding protein — translation MTRMGARLAALGLTLLLAILPATQALAGQAPATGKKIVRVGALQAVDSLNPFLAVRVVSSSIHRWMYGFLTVPDPKTLQPSPDLAESWETADDKLTWTFKIRANAKWSDGRPVTAQDAAWTFNTVMTVDAAKQANGPAVENFESVTATDDRTLVIKTKKPQASMLENPIPIVPKHVWEKVGDLGKFENDRFPAAGSGPYLPVEYKKDAYIKLRANPDYWRGAPKIDELHVVFYENPEAAIAGLKKGDIDLIGRLDAPQFQALAGAPDIVQWNTLGRRAAYLQINHGAKTIDDKPVGDGHPALKDPKVRQAIHYAIDKQALVDQVQNGLAVPADGSVIPPMYKDFFWKAEGDDLVTHDVAKANKILDDAGYKKGPDGIRTMPDGERKLEMRFSIHTEVPVEDKLAQFLTGWLKDIGIALTTKKLDSSKFTEETGFTGLFDIAISGWSVNPDPEEVLATHLCSRRPTAGGEGGGTESFYCDPEYEKLYQEQLTELDRAKRIEIIKQMQRRLYTDAPVIAIYYPNNLEGYRKDKITSITPIPEDKGLLYGGSSSWPFYSLDAVAAPAAGTSGGGLGTGLVAGIAAAVVVLGAGGFLLARRRRSAADERE, via the coding sequence ATGACGAGAATGGGCGCGCGGCTGGCCGCGCTCGGCCTGACCCTGCTGTTGGCGATACTCCCGGCGACGCAGGCGCTGGCCGGACAGGCGCCCGCGACGGGCAAGAAAATCGTGCGAGTGGGCGCCCTGCAGGCCGTCGACTCGCTGAACCCGTTCCTGGCGGTCCGGGTGGTCTCCTCCTCCATCCACCGGTGGATGTACGGCTTCCTCACCGTCCCCGACCCCAAGACCCTGCAGCCGAGCCCCGACCTGGCCGAGTCGTGGGAGACGGCCGACGACAAGCTGACCTGGACCTTCAAGATCCGTGCCAACGCCAAGTGGTCGGACGGCCGGCCGGTCACCGCGCAGGACGCCGCGTGGACCTTCAACACGGTCATGACCGTCGACGCGGCCAAGCAGGCCAACGGTCCGGCGGTGGAGAACTTCGAGAGCGTCACGGCGACCGATGACCGGACCCTGGTCATCAAGACCAAGAAGCCACAGGCCTCGATGCTGGAGAACCCCATCCCGATCGTGCCCAAGCACGTCTGGGAGAAGGTCGGCGACCTCGGCAAGTTCGAGAACGACCGGTTCCCGGCCGCCGGCAGTGGCCCGTACCTCCCGGTCGAGTACAAGAAGGACGCCTACATCAAGCTCAGGGCCAACCCCGACTACTGGCGGGGCGCCCCCAAGATCGACGAGCTGCACGTCGTCTTCTACGAGAACCCCGAGGCCGCCATCGCGGGCCTGAAGAAGGGCGACATCGACCTGATCGGCCGGCTGGACGCTCCCCAGTTCCAGGCGCTGGCGGGCGCTCCGGACATCGTCCAGTGGAACACCCTCGGCCGCCGGGCCGCCTACCTGCAGATCAACCACGGCGCGAAGACGATCGACGACAAGCCGGTCGGCGACGGGCACCCGGCCCTGAAGGACCCGAAGGTCCGGCAGGCCATCCACTACGCGATCGACAAGCAGGCACTGGTCGACCAGGTGCAGAACGGCCTGGCCGTGCCGGCCGACGGGTCCGTCATCCCGCCGATGTACAAGGACTTCTTCTGGAAGGCCGAGGGCGACGACCTCGTCACCCACGACGTGGCGAAGGCCAACAAGATCCTCGATGACGCCGGCTACAAGAAGGGTCCCGACGGGATCCGGACGATGCCCGACGGCGAGCGCAAGCTGGAGATGCGCTTCAGCATCCACACCGAGGTCCCGGTCGAGGACAAACTCGCGCAGTTCCTGACCGGCTGGTTGAAGGACATCGGCATCGCGCTCACGACGAAGAAGCTCGACTCCAGCAAGTTCACCGAGGAGACCGGCTTCACCGGTCTGTTCGACATCGCGATCAGCGGCTGGTCGGTCAACCCCGACCCCGAGGAGGTCCTGGCCACCCACCTGTGCAGCCGCCGGCCCACGGCAGGCGGCGAGGGCGGCGGCACCGAGTCGTTCTACTGCGACCCCGAGTACGAGAAGCTCTACCAGGAGCAGCTGACCGAGCTCGACCGCGCCAAGCGCATCGAGATCATCAAGCAGATGCAGAGGCGCCTCTACACCGACGCCCCGGTCATCGCCATCTACTATCCCAACAACCTCGAGGGCTACCGCAAGGACAAGATCACCAGCATCACCCCGATCCCCGAGGACAAGGGCCTGCTGTACGGCGGCAGCAGCTCCTGGCCCTTCTACTCGCTGGACGCGGTGGCCGCGCCGGCGGCGGGCACGTCCGGCGGCGGCCTCGGCACCGGCCTCGTCGCGGGCATCGCCGCCGCCGTGGTCGTCCTGGGCGCGGGCGGTTTCCTGCTCGCCAGGCGGCGCCGCTCCGCGGCGGACGAACGCGAGTGA